Genomic DNA from Acidobacteriota bacterium:
TTCTGGCGGCGGGACATCGCGCGTCACGATCGGCCGAGACTGGGGCACGCGCTGTGGGCGGTACTGGCCGGTTCGCTGGGCGCCGCGCGCCCCAGGGAGGCCGGCGAGGCCGTGACCACCCATGGATGACGCCACGCTTCGCGACCTCGGATTGCTGCTGGCGATGTGTGGCGGCGCAGCGGTCGGGGTCGAGCGCGAGCGGTCGGGCCATCTCAAAGGCCAGGAGGGTCGTTTTGCCGGCGTGCGGACCTTCACGCTGCTCGGGGGCTTGGGCGGCGGCGCGGGATGGCTCTACGCCGCTAATCTCACATGGCTCGGGGTCGTGCTGCTAGCGAGCGGGGCGATGATGGCGCTGCTCGCGTACGCGGCCGCGTCGCGCGAGCACGACATCGATGGCACCACCGAGGTGGCCGCGCTGGTCACCTTGATGGCCGGCGTCTTTGCCGGAGCGGGGCAGGCTCGCCTGGCTGGCGCGATCATCGCCGTCACCGTGCTGATCCTGGTAGAGAAGTCGCGAATGCACGACTTCGTCGATCGGATGGACGAGATGGCAATGCGCGCCGCCATTCGATTTACAGTGATGGCCGTCGTCATCCTCCCAATGCTGCCCGAAGGCCCGTACGGTCCGCTCGGCGGATTCCGGCCACGCCAACTGTGGATGTTCGTGCTGTTTTTTTCGGGCCTCAGCTTTATCGGCTACGTGGCGCGCATGTTTGTGGGCGCGCGGCAGGGATATCTCATCGCCGGGCTGCTTGGCGGAATGGTGTCGTCGACGAGCGTGACGCTGACGTTTGCGCGGGCGAGCCGGACCGAAGATACGCAGGTCGGCGCGCCACTCGGCTATGGGGTGATCGGGGCGTGTACCGTCATGTTCGTGCGCATCGTGGCGGCCACGGCCGTGCTGTCGATGACGCTGATGCTCACCATCCTGCCGTACATCGTGGCGCCTTTTCTGGTTGGTCTCGTGGGCGTGCTGATCGGCTGGCGCCGGAAGCAGGAGGAGCGTCACGAAATCGAGACGCACCAGAATCCGCTCCAATTCTCGGCTGCGCTCCAGATGGCGGTTCTCTTCCAGGTCGTCATGTTCGTCGTGGACGCGGTTCGAGCCGCGTGGGGCGATGTCGGCGTCATCGTGTCGGGCGCACTGCTCGGCTTCGCCGACGTCGACGCGCTGCTGCTCTCGATGGCGAAGAACGCGTCGACCTCCGGTTTCGCCGCGACATCGGCGCTGGCTGTGGCCGCTGGGGCCCTCTCGAACACACTGCTCAAGCTGGGCTTCGCGCTGGCGGTTTCGCGGCCGCCGTTCCGCCGCGTCGTCGGCATCGGACTCGGCGCCATGGCGCTGGCCGCCCTCGCGTCGATTCTGCTGGTCAGATAGTGCGAACCTGCGCAGTTCGTTCAGGCGGACGCCTGAAGACTATCCGATGACGGGTA
This window encodes:
- a CDS encoding MgtC/SapB family protein — encoded protein: MDDATLRDLGLLLAMCGGAAVGVERERSGHLKGQEGRFAGVRTFTLLGGLGGGAGWLYAANLTWLGVVLLASGAMMALLAYAAASREHDIDGTTEVAALVTLMAGVFAGAGQARLAGAIIAVTVLILVEKSRMHDFVDRMDEMAMRAAIRFTVMAVVILPMLPEGPYGPLGGFRPRQLWMFVLFFSGLSFIGYVARMFVGARQGYLIAGLLGGMVSSTSVTLTFARASRTEDTQVGAPLGYGVIGACTVMFVRIVAATAVLSMTLMLTILPYIVAPFLVGLVGVLIGWRRKQEERHEIETHQNPLQFSAALQMAVLFQVVMFVVDAVRAAWGDVGVIVSGALLGFADVDALLLSMAKNASTSGFAATSALAVAAGALSNTLLKLGFALAVSRPPFRRVVGIGLGAMALAALASILLVR